From a region of the Brevibacterium siliguriense genome:
- a CDS encoding amino-acid N-acetyltransferase, with protein sequence MSSDAGDFDHGLISEDHHSKHELPGGLYLRRARTGDVKGIEALVAPLAEQRILLAKDTVTYFESLQEFWLVVDPQPDGSEILAGCGALHIIWADLAEARTVATSPDYRGRGVGKAIIRQLVADAREIGVDRVFCLTFETGFFGSLGFEPIKGIPVSPEVYVELLHSTDEGVAEFLDLARVKPNTLGNSRMIKYL encoded by the coding sequence ATGAGCTCTGATGCAGGCGACTTCGATCACGGACTGATCTCCGAGGATCACCACTCCAAACACGAACTCCCCGGAGGTCTGTACCTGCGACGGGCGAGGACAGGCGATGTCAAAGGCATCGAAGCACTGGTCGCACCGCTGGCCGAGCAGCGCATCCTGCTCGCCAAGGACACGGTGACGTACTTCGAGTCGCTGCAGGAGTTCTGGCTGGTCGTCGACCCTCAGCCCGATGGGTCCGAGATCCTCGCCGGCTGCGGTGCCCTGCACATCATCTGGGCGGACCTCGCCGAGGCTCGCACTGTCGCCACTTCACCGGACTATCGGGGCAGGGGAGTGGGTAAGGCGATCATCAGACAGCTGGTCGCCGATGCCCGGGAGATCGGCGTCGACCGGGTGTTCTGCCTGACTTTCGAGACCGGGTTCTTCGGATCGCTGGGCTTCGAGCCGATCAAGGGCATCCCCGTCTCACCTGAGGTCTACGTCGAGCTGCTCCACTCCACCGATGAGGGTGTCGCAGAGTTCCTCGACCTGGCCCGGGTCAAACCGAATACCCTGGGCAACTCGCGGATGATCAAGTATCTCTGA
- a CDS encoding PH domain-containing protein has protein sequence MSDEPSPDNSTTEAAAPEVWHRVHPLTPILESLGVLVGIFIAAAYGLQNFFQSAVEDLASGRSVNLTFAEWLGAHPLVILAVVGGIVLVLLLTALFSWLAWRVMGYRVDAEAIYYRRGLLSKKLRKARLDRVQSIDLQQKLLPRLLGMAELVFDVAGGTDSNISLKYLSKKRAEELRDELLAAVRSRKQGHTRTEAAPGVPGTGSSPSGSTGSGAAADSAAANLAAEPYGQASPADSGTSGTGGQTGTDLSVPERGGDSLGVRLTKRLGTLADEASGEAESSLGDLLAPYNLRPRVGDEGEIIRVPVHRVVVSSLLKTETLVSVAVVIVVIITAIVLLAFGIKEVFIPILVGVLPGVFAAFSALRKNLDNANFVVRLGENGLAVNHGLFSTSRKVIPLDRIQAVALHQPLLWRWAGWWEAQFNIASDGGKTESNLLLPVGDIDQALLMVGLSLPDPQLPEDIGADTLVRSAMYDRKSADPDAAAAEELFHPQPRSSRLVDPLVWKRRAYALTESMLVLRLGALNRRVDFVPHVRVQSLRYYQGPLMRTLNLGTVAVHSTAGPITPLVKHQSADGAKRFFTEHAERTRIARQTFDAAAKSAHTNRTQTPEEDEG, from the coding sequence ATGAGCGACGAACCCTCGCCCGACAACTCCACCACCGAGGCGGCCGCACCGGAGGTCTGGCACCGCGTCCATCCGCTGACGCCGATTCTCGAGAGCCTCGGCGTCCTCGTCGGTATCTTCATCGCTGCGGCCTACGGTCTGCAGAACTTCTTCCAGAGCGCCGTAGAAGACCTCGCCTCCGGCCGCTCCGTCAACCTCACCTTCGCCGAATGGCTGGGCGCTCATCCGCTGGTGATCCTCGCCGTCGTCGGCGGAATCGTCCTCGTCCTCCTGCTCACCGCACTCTTCAGCTGGCTGGCATGGCGAGTCATGGGCTACCGCGTCGACGCCGAGGCGATCTACTATCGGCGCGGACTGCTGTCGAAGAAGCTGCGCAAGGCCCGACTCGACCGCGTGCAGTCCATCGACCTGCAGCAGAAGCTGCTGCCGCGCTTGCTCGGAATGGCCGAACTCGTATTCGACGTCGCCGGTGGCACCGACTCGAACATCTCTCTGAAGTACCTGTCGAAGAAGCGGGCCGAAGAGCTGCGCGACGAACTGCTGGCCGCCGTCCGCTCCCGCAAGCAGGGACACACCCGCACCGAGGCGGCTCCCGGGGTCCCCGGAACCGGATCGTCGCCGTCCGGTTCGACCGGGTCCGGAGCGGCGGCCGACAGTGCGGCAGCAAATCTCGCGGCGGAGCCATACGGGCAGGCCAGCCCGGCCGACAGCGGCACCTCGGGGACCGGCGGGCAGACCGGAACCGATCTGTCGGTTCCCGAACGAGGCGGGGACAGCCTCGGTGTGCGGCTCACCAAGCGGCTCGGCACCCTCGCCGATGAAGCCTCCGGTGAAGCCGAATCCAGCCTCGGCGATCTGCTTGCCCCGTACAATCTCAGACCGCGGGTGGGCGACGAGGGAGAGATCATCCGGGTGCCCGTCCATCGGGTCGTCGTCTCCTCCCTGCTCAAGACCGAGACCCTGGTGTCCGTAGCCGTCGTCATCGTCGTCATCATCACGGCGATCGTGCTCTTGGCCTTCGGAATCAAAGAGGTATTCATCCCGATCCTCGTCGGTGTCCTGCCCGGCGTCTTCGCGGCGTTCTCCGCGCTCCGGAAGAACCTCGACAACGCGAACTTCGTGGTCCGCCTCGGCGAGAACGGGCTCGCCGTCAACCACGGACTCTTCTCCACCTCTCGCAAGGTCATTCCGCTCGACCGGATCCAGGCGGTGGCCCTGCATCAGCCGCTGCTGTGGCGGTGGGCCGGCTGGTGGGAGGCCCAATTCAACATCGCCAGCGATGGCGGGAAGACAGAATCGAACCTGCTGCTGCCTGTCGGCGACATCGACCAGGCCCTGCTCATGGTCGGACTCTCCCTGCCGGACCCGCAGCTGCCCGAGGACATCGGCGCCGACACCCTGGTGCGCTCGGCGATGTACGACAGGAAATCCGCCGACCCGGATGCGGCCGCGGCCGAAGAGCTGTTCCACCCGCAGCCGCGATCGTCGCGACTGGTCGATCCGCTCGTCTGGAAGCGACGCGCCTATGCGCTGACCGAGTCGATGCTCGTGCTGCGCCTGGGAGCCCTCAACCGCCGCGTCGACTTCGTGCCGCACGTCCGTGTCCAGTCCCTGCGCTATTATCAGGGACCGCTGATGCGTACGCTCAACCTGGGCACGGTGGCCGTGCATTCGACCGCCGGACCCATCACCCCGCTCGTGAAGCACCAGAGCGCGGACGGAGCCAAACGCTTCTTCACCGAACATGCCGAACGTACTCGCATCGCCCGCCAGACCTTCGACGCGGCGGCGAAGAGCGCCCACACCAACCGGACACAGACACCTGAGGAGGACGAAGGATGA
- the lysS gene encoding lysine--tRNA ligase — translation MANTDSKTPENADLSPEHLDPEQIRIRKDKRQRLLDDGTDAYPVSVPRTHSLAEVHAAHDGLDVGEETDDIVGVIGRVVFVRTTGKLCFVTLQAGDGTRLQGMLSLREVGQERLDDFKTDVDLGDFLFLHGRVIKSKRGELSVLADSWTMASKAIRPLPGLHTELAEDTRVRQRYLDLITREQARETMLTRSKVMSSLRRTFADQDFVEIETPMLQTMHGGASARPFKTHMNAYDIDMYLRIAPELFLKRAIVGGIENVFEINRNFRNEGADSTHSPEFAMLEAYQSFGDYHSIADLTKTLIQNAAQEATGSLVVTLDDGTDYDFGGDWPVVSMYDSLSEESGVEVTPGTGLDVLDKIAADNNVDLGGVFRSHGKYVEELWEHFYQDKLWAPTFVTDFPVDTSPLVREHRTKKGVVEKWDLYVRGFELATGYSELVDPIIQRQRFEAQAADAARGDDEAMGLDEDFLMAMEHGMPPTGGMGMGLDRLLMALTGLGIRETILFPFTKPLSSSQEDSAQEG, via the coding sequence ATGGCGAACACCGACTCGAAGACACCTGAGAACGCAGACCTTTCACCCGAACACCTCGATCCGGAACAGATCCGGATCCGAAAGGACAAGCGCCAGCGTCTCCTCGATGACGGGACCGACGCCTACCCGGTCTCGGTGCCCCGCACCCACAGCCTCGCCGAGGTCCATGCCGCCCACGACGGACTCGACGTGGGGGAGGAGACCGACGACATCGTCGGTGTCATCGGCCGAGTCGTCTTCGTCCGCACCACCGGCAAACTCTGCTTCGTCACACTGCAGGCCGGTGACGGCACTCGTCTGCAGGGCATGCTCTCGCTGCGCGAAGTCGGCCAGGAACGACTGGATGACTTCAAGACCGATGTCGACCTGGGCGACTTCCTGTTCCTGCACGGACGGGTGATCAAGTCCAAGCGCGGTGAGCTCTCCGTGCTCGCTGACTCCTGGACCATGGCGTCGAAGGCCATCCGCCCGCTGCCCGGCCTGCACACCGAACTCGCCGAGGACACCCGCGTCCGCCAGCGCTACCTCGACCTCATCACCCGCGAACAGGCTCGGGAGACGATGCTCACCCGCTCGAAGGTGATGTCGTCGCTGCGGAGGACCTTCGCGGACCAGGATTTCGTCGAGATCGAGACGCCGATGCTGCAGACTATGCACGGCGGTGCCTCGGCGCGCCCGTTCAAGACGCATATGAACGCCTACGACATCGACATGTACCTGCGCATCGCCCCGGAGCTGTTCCTCAAGCGGGCGATCGTCGGTGGAATCGAGAACGTCTTCGAGATCAACCGCAACTTTCGCAATGAGGGAGCGGACTCCACCCACTCACCGGAATTCGCGATGCTCGAGGCCTACCAGTCCTTCGGCGACTATCATTCGATCGCCGATCTGACGAAGACCCTCATCCAGAACGCGGCCCAGGAAGCCACCGGATCACTTGTCGTCACCCTCGACGACGGCACCGACTACGACTTCGGCGGAGACTGGCCGGTCGTGAGCATGTACGACTCCCTGTCCGAGGAGTCCGGCGTCGAGGTGACCCCGGGGACCGGTTTGGACGTCCTCGACAAAATCGCCGCCGACAACAACGTCGACCTGGGTGGTGTCTTCCGTTCGCACGGAAAGTATGTCGAAGAGCTGTGGGAGCACTTCTACCAGGACAAGCTGTGGGCTCCGACCTTCGTCACCGACTTCCCGGTCGACACCTCGCCGCTGGTGCGTGAGCACCGAACGAAGAAGGGCGTCGTGGAGAAGTGGGACCTGTACGTGCGCGGCTTCGAGCTGGCCACCGGATATTCGGAGCTCGTCGACCCGATCATCCAGCGTCAGCGCTTCGAGGCTCAGGCTGCCGACGCCGCTCGCGGCGACGATGAGGCGATGGGCCTCGATGAGGACTTCCTCATGGCGATGGAGCATGGAATGCCGCCGACCGGCGGAATGGGAATGGGCCTCGACCGTCTGCTCATGGCATTGACGGGTCTGGGAATCCGCGAAACCATTCTGTTCCCATTCACCAAGCCTTTGTCTTCATCGCAGGAGGACTCGGCTCAGGAGGGCTGA
- a CDS encoding DUF3180 domain-containing protein: protein MQRTSSSTLAVWAVIGTVLAIVVDVVLESQGFSLPGLPWFAVIGMLILSAILLLLGWPIKKWNDGDRTKEIDPLQAARVAIMAKASALTGSGLSGWYLGNAGYYFLSSPGIRNDIAAGMLVAMVSAAVLMIVGMIVEGFCEIPPQDPPGAETA from the coding sequence ATGCAGAGAACCTCCTCTTCCACCCTCGCCGTCTGGGCCGTCATCGGCACGGTTCTCGCGATCGTGGTCGACGTTGTGCTCGAAAGCCAAGGATTCTCGCTGCCCGGCCTGCCATGGTTCGCCGTCATCGGCATGCTCATCCTCTCCGCCATCCTTCTGCTGCTCGGTTGGCCCATCAAGAAATGGAACGACGGGGACAGGACGAAGGAGATCGACCCGCTCCAAGCAGCGAGGGTCGCGATCATGGCCAAGGCCAGTGCCCTGACCGGATCCGGGCTCTCCGGCTGGTACCTCGGCAACGCCGGGTACTACTTCCTGTCGTCGCCGGGGATCCGCAACGATATCGCCGCAGGTATGCTTGTCGCAATGGTCTCTGCCGCCGTGCTCATGATCGTCGGCATGATCGTCGAGGGATTCTGCGAGATCCCACCCCAAGACCCGCCGGGAGCTGAAACAGCATGA
- a CDS encoding PH domain-containing protein has product MNRDLSFSIGADVPFNRVSPKYGLKEVLASLTLLVPLLIAALVFAIIFTSEAPWLHVIWIAVLAYGIISTIIILRQARAIGYAEREDDLLVRRGIMFHRATVVPYGRLQFVDVDAGPIDRMFGLATVKLHTASAATDATIPGLPRAEADRLRDSLAGLGQANLAGL; this is encoded by the coding sequence ATGAACCGCGACCTCTCCTTCTCCATCGGAGCCGATGTGCCCTTCAACCGCGTCAGCCCGAAATACGGGCTGAAGGAGGTCCTGGCCTCACTGACGCTGCTCGTTCCACTGCTCATCGCAGCCCTGGTCTTTGCGATCATCTTCACCTCCGAGGCGCCCTGGCTGCACGTGATCTGGATCGCCGTCCTCGCCTACGGCATCATCTCGACAATCATCATCCTCCGCCAGGCTCGCGCCATCGGCTATGCCGAACGTGAGGACGACCTGCTCGTCCGCCGCGGCATCATGTTCCACCGCGCGACCGTCGTACCCTACGGCCGACTCCAGTTCGTCGACGTCGATGCCGGCCCCATCGACCGGATGTTCGGCCTGGCCACCGTCAAACTCCACACCGCCTCCGCCGCGACCGACGCGACGATCCCCGGTCTGCCACGTGCCGAAGCCGACCGCCTGCGCGACAGTCTCGCCGGACTCGGCCAGGCCAATCTCGCCGGACTGTGA
- a CDS encoding Rossmann-like and DUF2520 domain-containing protein, which translates to MSQADAPRLGIGIIGCGRVGASIGAAWRQAGHAIIGVSATSTASLERAEEMLPGVPVLDPDEITERAELVLIAVPDDEIAPLVAGLANLGRIHAGQILMHCSGRYGTDVLEAGTSLGALPIALHPSLTFTGTEVDLSRLRQATIAVTAPAPIRPVGEALVVELGAEPIDIAEADRPLYHAAITHASNHSITILAEAMELLAEAGVADPSAVLHALVDASVANTMQNGPKALTGPISRGDVGTVEAHLAALSEFSLSRSNPSVRNSYIALARSTAAKALAMGRITEAQAQQILTALD; encoded by the coding sequence ATGAGCCAGGCCGACGCACCGAGGCTGGGCATCGGAATCATCGGCTGCGGCCGTGTCGGAGCCAGTATCGGAGCCGCCTGGAGGCAGGCCGGACACGCGATCATCGGAGTCAGCGCCACCTCGACGGCGAGCCTCGAACGCGCCGAGGAGATGCTGCCCGGAGTGCCCGTCCTCGACCCGGACGAGATCACAGAACGCGCCGAACTCGTGCTCATCGCCGTTCCCGATGACGAGATCGCCCCATTGGTGGCCGGACTGGCGAACCTCGGACGCATCCACGCCGGGCAGATCCTCATGCACTGCTCTGGCCGGTACGGAACGGACGTCCTCGAAGCCGGGACCAGCCTCGGCGCTCTGCCCATCGCTCTGCACCCGTCCCTGACGTTCACCGGAACCGAGGTCGATCTCAGCAGGCTGCGGCAGGCGACGATCGCGGTCACGGCACCGGCGCCGATCCGCCCGGTGGGCGAGGCCCTCGTCGTCGAACTCGGTGCCGAACCGATCGACATCGCCGAGGCGGACCGTCCCCTCTACCACGCGGCCATCACCCACGCATCCAATCATTCGATCACGATCCTCGCCGAAGCCATGGAGCTGCTCGCTGAGGCGGGGGTGGCCGATCCGTCGGCCGTCCTCCACGCCCTCGTCGACGCCAGCGTCGCCAACACCATGCAGAACGGACCCAAGGCGCTGACCGGACCGATCAGCCGCGGTGACGTCGGAACCGTCGAAGCCCACCTGGCGGCACTGAGCGAATTCAGCCTCAGCCGATCGAATCCGTCCGTGCGCAACAGCTACATCGCACTCGCCCGATCGACGGCTGCGAAGGCCCTGGCGATGGGACGCATCACAGAAGCCCAAGCACAGCAGATCCTGACCGCTCTGGACTGA
- a CDS encoding HhH-GPD family protein, with translation MTHRAGPESNPSESSTTFPQVAEPVLRRVQDTIIAWFEEAARDLPWRHPDTSAWAILVSEIMSQQTPVSRVEPRWRAWMDQWPTPADLAAAPTAEVLHAWDRLGYPRRALRLQDAAEVIAADLDNQVPETTEELERLPGIGSYTAAAVSSFAFGRKATVLDTNVRRVLVRLFAGRERPTTSPGREETAWAANLVPDVKHVEWNAGVMEFGALVCTARNPDCPACPLHDICTWNQLGRPASATKPKTQKWAGTDRQLRGAIMDVLKAAHAAGDDRHGVSLDVFTTSVTELDPTLIDSLSESTAAAVARVRELSADRDRISRLMTDLVTDGLAQKIDGRLALPNR, from the coding sequence ATGACACACCGAGCCGGTCCCGAATCGAATCCCTCCGAGTCTTCGACCACCTTCCCCCAGGTGGCCGAACCGGTGCTCCGACGCGTTCAGGACACCATCATCGCCTGGTTCGAAGAGGCCGCCCGCGACCTACCCTGGAGGCATCCGGACACGAGCGCCTGGGCGATCCTCGTCAGTGAGATCATGTCTCAGCAGACCCCCGTCTCCCGGGTGGAACCGCGGTGGCGTGCCTGGATGGATCAGTGGCCGACACCGGCCGATCTCGCTGCCGCACCGACTGCCGAAGTCCTCCACGCCTGGGACCGCTTGGGCTATCCGCGCCGGGCTCTTCGGCTGCAGGACGCCGCCGAAGTCATCGCCGCGGACCTGGACAACCAAGTTCCCGAGACGACCGAAGAACTTGAGCGCCTGCCGGGCATCGGGTCCTATACCGCCGCCGCGGTCTCCTCCTTCGCCTTCGGCCGAAAGGCGACCGTCCTCGACACGAATGTGCGCCGGGTCCTCGTCCGTCTCTTCGCAGGCAGAGAACGCCCCACCACCTCACCGGGCCGGGAAGAGACCGCATGGGCTGCCAACCTCGTTCCCGACGTCAAGCATGTGGAGTGGAACGCCGGAGTCATGGAATTTGGGGCGCTTGTCTGCACGGCACGCAATCCCGACTGTCCCGCCTGCCCGCTCCATGACATCTGCACGTGGAACCAGTTGGGAAGACCCGCCTCGGCGACGAAACCGAAGACTCAGAAGTGGGCAGGCACTGATCGACAGCTGCGCGGAGCGATCATGGACGTCCTCAAGGCCGCACATGCCGCTGGGGACGACCGGCACGGCGTCAGCCTCGACGTCTTCACCACCTCGGTGACCGAGCTCGATCCCACGCTCATCGACTCTCTGTCCGAATCGACGGCCGCTGCGGTGGCACGCGTGCGTGAACTCAGCGCCGACCGGGACAGGATCTCGCGACTCATGACGGACCTCGTCACCGATGGGCTGGCTCAGAAGATCGACGGCCGATTGGCACTGCCGAACCGCTGA
- a CDS encoding histone-like nucleoid-structuring protein Lsr2 yields the protein MAREMRLVLTDDFDGSEAAETVRFSLDQATYELELSTENADKLRETFAPFIAKARRVANTGGRGRRAGSSGPKRDTAKIREWAQNNGYQLGDRGRIPLEIVEAYEAAEK from the coding sequence ATGGCAAGGGAGATGCGCCTCGTTCTCACGGATGATTTCGACGGAAGCGAAGCGGCGGAAACCGTTCGTTTCAGCCTCGACCAGGCAACGTACGAACTCGAGCTCTCAACCGAGAATGCCGATAAGCTCCGTGAAACGTTCGCCCCATTCATCGCCAAAGCACGTCGTGTAGCCAACACCGGCGGCCGCGGTCGCCGCGCAGGTTCGTCGGGACCCAAGAGGGACACGGCGAAGATCCGCGAGTGGGCTCAGAACAACGGCTACCAGCTCGGTGACCGTGGACGGATCCCGCTGGAGATTGTCGAAGCATACGAAGCAGCGGAGAAGTAA
- a CDS encoding ATP-dependent Clp protease ATP-binding subunit — protein sequence MFERFTDRARRVVVLAQEEAKLLKHNYIGTEHILLGLIHEGEGLAAKALEGMDISLEQVRDQVQEIIGQGQQAPSGHIPFTPRAKKVLELSLREALQLGHSYIGTEHILLGLIREGEGVAAQVLVKLGADLGRVRQEVIKLLSGYQGKEPVSAGGREEGTPSGSLVLDQFGTNLTAAAREAKLDPVIGRHEQMQRVMQILSRRTKNNPVLIGEPGVGKTAVVEGLAQAIVNGEVPEILTDKQLYTLDLGSLVAGSRYRGDFEERLKKVLKEIRTRGDIILFIDEIHTLVGAGAAEGAIDAASILKPMLARGELQTIGATTLDEYRKHIEKDAALERRFQPIQVPEPSLAHSIEILKGLRDKYEAHHKVTVTDGALAAAVNMSDRYINDRYLPDKAIDLIDEAGAKLRISRLSVPQEVRDLEEKILEARHRKEAAIDAQDFELAASERDSEMKLQKEKEEQTEAWRKSGTDTSKVVDADLIAEVLAAATGIPIFKLTEEESSRLLRMEDELHKRVIGQDDAVKAISRAIRRTRAGLKDPKRPSGSFIFAGPTGVGKTELAKALSEFLFGDEDSLISLDMSEYSEKHTVSRLFGSPPGYVGYEEGGQLTEKVRRKPFSVVLFDEVEKAHSDIFNSLLQILEDGRLTDSQGREVDFKNTIIIMTTNLGTRDVSSGLQLGFQVEGDTKTNYDRMKQRVNEELKQHFRPEFLNRVDDTIVFPQLSMTEIIKIVDLFLERLDVRLADQGMKVEVTSAAKDLLAERGYDPVLGARPLRRTIQLEIEDTLSEKILFKEIGRGQTIKVDVKGEGKDAEFTFEGIETESLKPAEDDPDSELAGLGSSGSSGSSETSA from the coding sequence ATGTTCGAGCGGTTCACCGACCGAGCACGCCGCGTCGTGGTGCTCGCGCAGGAAGAAGCAAAACTTCTCAAACACAACTACATCGGCACCGAGCACATTCTGCTCGGCCTCATCCATGAGGGTGAAGGTCTGGCAGCGAAGGCTCTCGAGGGCATGGACATCTCCCTCGAGCAGGTGCGTGACCAGGTCCAGGAGATCATCGGTCAGGGTCAGCAGGCTCCCAGCGGCCACATTCCCTTCACCCCGCGGGCGAAGAAGGTCCTCGAGCTCAGCCTCCGCGAAGCACTGCAGCTGGGTCACAGCTACATCGGCACTGAGCACATTCTGCTCGGCCTCATCCGTGAGGGCGAAGGCGTTGCCGCGCAGGTGCTGGTCAAACTCGGCGCGGACCTCGGACGCGTCCGACAGGAAGTCATCAAGCTGCTGTCGGGCTACCAGGGCAAGGAACCCGTGTCCGCCGGCGGCCGTGAAGAGGGAACCCCCTCGGGATCGCTCGTGCTCGACCAGTTCGGCACGAACCTCACCGCTGCGGCCCGCGAGGCCAAGCTCGACCCGGTCATCGGCCGTCACGAGCAGATGCAGCGCGTGATGCAGATCCTCTCGCGTCGCACGAAGAACAACCCGGTCCTCATCGGCGAACCCGGCGTCGGCAAGACCGCTGTCGTCGAGGGGCTCGCGCAGGCCATCGTCAACGGCGAAGTGCCCGAGATCCTCACCGACAAGCAGCTCTACACCCTCGATCTTGGTTCGCTGGTCGCAGGTTCCCGCTATCGCGGTGACTTCGAAGAGCGCCTGAAGAAGGTCCTCAAGGAGATCCGCACCCGCGGCGACATCATCCTCTTCATCGACGAGATCCACACCCTGGTGGGTGCGGGTGCTGCCGAAGGTGCGATCGATGCCGCTTCGATCCTCAAGCCCATGCTGGCTCGCGGAGAGCTGCAGACCATCGGCGCGACGACTCTGGACGAGTACCGCAAGCACATCGAGAAGGATGCCGCCCTCGAACGCCGGTTCCAGCCGATCCAGGTTCCCGAACCGTCGCTGGCGCATTCGATCGAGATCCTCAAGGGCCTGCGCGACAAGTACGAAGCGCACCACAAGGTCACTGTCACCGACGGTGCCCTGGCCGCCGCCGTGAACATGTCCGATCGCTACATCAACGACCGGTACCTGCCGGACAAGGCGATCGACCTCATCGACGAAGCCGGTGCCAAGCTGCGCATCTCGCGTCTGTCGGTTCCGCAAGAGGTCCGTGACCTGGAGGAGAAGATCCTCGAGGCCCGCCACCGCAAGGAAGCCGCCATCGATGCTCAGGACTTCGAACTTGCAGCCTCGGAGCGCGACTCCGAGATGAAGCTGCAGAAGGAGAAGGAAGAGCAGACCGAGGCTTGGCGCAAGTCCGGCACCGACACCTCGAAGGTCGTCGACGCCGATCTCATCGCCGAAGTGCTCGCCGCTGCCACCGGCATTCCGATCTTCAAGCTCACCGAGGAGGAGTCCTCGCGTCTGCTGCGGATGGAAGACGAGCTGCACAAGCGCGTCATCGGTCAGGACGATGCGGTCAAGGCGATCTCGCGGGCGATCCGTCGTACCCGCGCCGGGCTGAAGGATCCGAAGCGTCCCTCCGGTTCGTTCATCTTCGCCGGCCCTACGGGCGTCGGCAAGACCGAGCTGGCCAAGGCTCTCTCGGAGTTCCTCTTCGGCGATGAGGATTCGCTCATCAGCCTCGACATGTCCGAATACTCGGAGAAGCACACGGTTTCGCGACTGTTCGGTTCCCCTCCGGGATATGTCGGCTACGAAGAGGGCGGTCAGCTCACGGAGAAGGTCCGCCGCAAGCCGTTCTCGGTCGTCCTCTTCGACGAGGTGGAGAAGGCCCACTCGGACATCTTCAACTCGCTGCTGCAGATCCTCGAAGACGGTCGCCTGACTGATTCGCAGGGTCGTGAGGTGGACTTCAAGAACACCATCATCATTATGACGACCAACCTCGGTACGCGTGATGTCTCGAGCGGACTCCAGCTCGGATTCCAGGTCGAGGGTGACACGAAGACCAACTACGACCGGATGAAGCAGCGGGTCAACGAAGAGCTCAAGCAGCACTTCCGTCCCGAGTTCCTGAACCGCGTCGATGACACGATCGTGTTCCCGCAGCTGAGCATGACCGAGATCATCAAGATCGTCGATCTCTTCCTCGAGCGTCTCGACGTCCGCCTGGCCGATCAGGGCATGAAGGTCGAGGTCACGTCGGCGGCGAAGGATCTGCTCGCAGAGCGCGGCTACGATCCGGTCCTGGGTGCCCGACCGCTGCGTCGGACCATCCAGCTCGAGATCGAGGACACTCTGTCGGAGAAGATCCTGTTCAAGGAGATCGGACGCGGCCAGACCATCAAGGTCGACGTCAAGGGCGAAGGAAAGGACGCCGAGTTCACCTTCGAAGGCATCGAAACCGAGAGCCTCAAGCCCGCCGAGGACGACCCCGACAGCGAACTCGCAGGTTTGGGTTCGTCCGGCTCGAGCGGATCCTCGGAGACCTCGGCCTGA